A single Anopheles funestus chromosome 2RL, idAnoFuneDA-416_04, whole genome shotgun sequence DNA region contains:
- the LOC125764432 gene encoding uncharacterized protein LOC125764432: MEDNTISMFMDVKLDIRERKLEFSHMKSWSRYFVRVEAVKCFPCYMRISFFTAPTDLTTDLIVRINIPGLTVQMATSRTKQHSYGLFWKNNRKRCCAYFALETQLLCERHLRWMKKSIRNLELYRQEMMQLRRASRTPLYEIRQEMQPLDPLAVAATADGGMCDDMGIYQNLDNTQNIMGLQDILGPLPTVPVVERTEPNSANWSRRVSGMSGIYEEIRDDLAAPNSRLSRASIASGIYEEMKLVIASGEAIKEEVVTPPPPLPPRTRSNTNEGFDLQRSYTAPEAELMKKKRHHWLRLESMFGRRRTTSTNSQGSGSDKKNRKECKIGTRKTATVGCSESEKAGAVIHRDKVCRLRLAENKRNSFSSPDLSRLKISETPEGALCDDGVGNTSCDNLSDGVGSCTSEFYLQRDIDYIEEDCCFASSEFINTSGMSLVEESEPNVEQYPEGFGLVVPDLRRLNISERILDGFNRSANSSTVNLVGCVAAIGEENYEIENGSTQASATVACPPPIKEADLDGYLEMGPVGTGFNRQKLLEEVVMYRNNPLPPIAAKRLESSVPDGEESIYMSMGGTEKVLQEPIRSSSTSSSSSSTNSSSGVSSASEHSYAASHDGTGKHRCSVDDKIPSYYPNEDSQRTSPSSKRKGTIEDNPMTPPATTLPRMVRSAQRAESTVEQHDRIQASFRTPKASSRRLRTLHGARLSPKDAAHHVESAAGSGSECSPKLYQKYATLARLSSSPCKTAEKSKNPLDDKVPEKGIVTTPVTTPISKRFGSLPRFGKIDLSPLRMKINSVLQRHNSGNL; encoded by the exons ATGGAAGATAACACGATAAGCATGTTTATGGATGTGAAGTTGGACATCCGGGAGAGGAAACTGGAATTTTCTCACATGAAG TCCTGGTCGAGATATTTCGTGCGGGTAGAAGCCGTCAAATGTTTCCCGTGTTATATGCGCATCTCGTTCTTCACAGCACCCACCGATCTTACCACCGATCTGATCGTGCGCATTAACATTCCCGGACTCACCGTACAAATGGCCACGTCACGTACGAAACAACATTCGTACGGTTTATTCTGGAAAAACAATCGCAAACGCTGCTGTGCCTATTTCGCGCTGGAAACGCAACTACTGTGCGAACGCCATCTGCGCTGGATGAAAAAATCCATCCGTAACCTTGAGCTGTATCGGCAGGAGATGATGCAGTTGCGCCGTGCTAGCCGAACACCGCTGTACGAAATACGGCAGGAGATGCAACCGCTCGATCCACTTGCTGTGGCAGCAACGGCCGACGGAGGTATGTGCGATGATATGGGTATTTATCAGAATCTTGACAACACGCAGAACATTATGGGTCTGCAGGATATACTTGGCCCGTTACCTACCGTACCGGTAGTGgaacgaaccgaaccgaattCGGCTAACTGGTCGAGGCGTGTTTCTGGAATGTCTGGCATTTACGAAGAAATTCGTGACGATCTAGCGGCACCTAATTCACGCTTATCGCGAGCCTCGATTGCTTCCGGCATCTACGAGGAAATGAAACTAGTGATCGCAAGTGGTGAAGCAATAAAGGAAGAAGTTGTtacaccacctccaccactgCCACCCCGCACACGTTCGAATACGAACGAAGGGTTTGATCTGCAGCGTTCGTACACGGCACCAGAAGCGGAGctaatgaagaagaaacgtCACCACTGGCTGCGCTTAGAATCGATGTTTGGTCGTCGGCGTACCACTAGTACCAATTCACAAGGTTCGGGGTCAGATAAAAAGAATCGAAAGGAATGCAAAATTGGCACAAGAAAAACGGCCACAGTTGGATGTTCTGAATCGGAAAAAGCTGGCGCCGTAATCCACCGGGATAAGGTGTGCCGATTGCGATTGGCCGAGAATAAGCGTAACAGTTTCTCTAGTCCTGATCTAAGCCGGTTGAAAATAAGCGAAACACCCGAAGGAGCACTATGTGACGATGGAGTTGGCAATACGTCTTGTGACAATCTGTCGGATGGCGTTGGGTCGTGTACGTCCGAGTTTTATCTACAGCGAGATATCGACTACATCGAGGAGGATTGTTGCTTTGCTTCGTCCGAGTTTATCAATACGTCCGGTATGTCTCTGGTTGAGGAAAGTGAACCAAACGTGGAACAATACCCGGAAGGGTTCGGGTTGGTTGTACCGGATTTAAGGCGTTTGAACATTTCTGAACGAATTCTGGATGGTTTTAATCGTTCGGCAAACTCTTCGACGGTAAATCTGGTGGGCTGTGTGGCAGCAATAGGAGAGGAAAATTACGAGATAGAAAATGGTTCCACACAAGCGTCAGCCACTGTTGCCTGTCCTCCACCGATTAAGGAGGCGGATTTGGACGGTTACCTTGAGATGGGGCCGGTCGGCACAGGGTTTAACCGACAGAAGTTGTTAGAAGAGGTTGTGATGTATAGAAACAATCCTCTGCCACCGATAGCAGCGAAAAGATTAGAATCAAGTGTGCCAGATGGTGAAGAATCCATCTATATGAGCATGGGAGGAACGGAGAAGGTACTGCAGGAACCGATACGATCAAGTTCGAccagtagtagcagtagtagtacaAACAGTAGCAGTGGCGTTAGTAGCGCTAGTGAACATAGCTACGCCGCTTCACACGATGGCACGGGGAAGCATCGCTGTTCGGTAGATGATAAAATTCCTTCCTACTATCCGAACGAAGATTCACAGCGAACGTCACCGAGCTCCAAGCGTAAAGGGACCATCGAAGACAACCCAATGACTCCACCTGCAACCACACTACCAAGAATGGTACGATCCGCACAACGAGCCGAATCGACGGTTGAACAGCATGATCGTATCCAAGCATCGTTCCGTACACCGAAAGCAAGCAGCCGCCGCTTGCGTACGTTACATGGTGCACGATTGTCCCCGAAAGATGCGGCTCACCATGTCGAGTCTGCCGCTGGAAGTGGTTCGGAATGTTCTCCAAAGCTTTAccaaaagtatgcaaccctTGCGCGATTGTCATCATCGCCTTGTAAAACTGCGGAGAAAAGTAAAAACCCGCTCGACGATAAAGTGCCGGAAAAAGGAATTGTAACCACACCGGTAACGACACCGATCAGTAAGCGATTTGGATCGTTGCCGCGCTTTGGCAAAATTGATCTTTCACCGCTGAGGATGAAAATCAACAGCGTACTGCAGCGACATAATTCGGGCAACCTGTGA
- the LOC125764428 gene encoding tetratricopeptide repeat protein 37 produces MSSKEAKAAIKEAREAVKNKKFSDAIKLCNRVLKEQDDHYMALVLLGASYQDSDKKEAVIYLKRALACATDPTVALQGLAGCVDDTELPDVCEKLLTLLPEKYAEQHAKIYGVAARGTLEKALRLLEKEAIDVNAEEARKRSAFEYLGKVVAQYPDLEDTESNLVRTVLDREIQNDDDVYQHDKFIRYLKLLHREKHFDRLASVAAAMHDRFPNDIYPLEWICKLYSEGTIPVDKLTTLLTHQLVHYLDRAVTVGPKSPSALLAKGKFLFDAGQLIEAEQILKRANEVQPLWGTCLALLAEIYFRQKAYGLAENLYRNMKVSNRNYAIALMEDESEEKLREASTCFAALYENDRSIELLFHWSKANLLLGDIATANEKMNELELAGIEPERLDYLRALREKLAGNVESAVAILSRHEADSACLLELSNLLGSMEGKREESFLAALKATKLDPNNAACFYRLGKLYQEQGDSLRARKCLEKSNHLSPAARHAVILLSGLYRKFGEWDANAALLSSTFSLCSGAAWAQLLLGLHHLGRQEYDEAIGAFRTVLRYEVDNATAWEGLADAYLGRGSYSSALKLFQKITERNPGNPYPLLQLANIKNTVKLHSEGLELFQQLLDQHANYFPAIKGIADSHMGLCFYRLSQRLLGRSREHAQQCVDYLTRAIKMKPHFICLWHQLAKILDTVALFPANHSHVKIEGSLAGKEQREYMVLERNQLSELAARCYGRILKTNPDNSVYWYELAANHYRRALELPSIGKEENPTANERVKLLCLGRDMAKQSIKLDPNRWQNWNLLGVICATKEINNLALAQHCFVEAVTVDRKTAAAAWGNLGVLYLSHGPLGLANKAFGRAQQCDTTFMQAWIGQAMIAERVGQMDEAMDLFRHCTQLGYHRETALGYAHWVCSIVNEDSYSDNERYRFAIDAMAALPIAHDSIVWHCADLAERSSAVALCFLGNLSSRLGLWRTASEAYRRAADATNISTVKDHILCDLGHCLMKQQRHEEAVQCFESLRGEPSYRASIGRAQAYFRAAQYEQSYAEYDQCLKHFAETNEEKAYVLIAISAMVYAFCGMDEAKTPIFECIAQPQPPIQALFSACALGLLHNAEMLTELAIKDLQKYEDDPVHGHHVVYFVSEYYWQTNQKRKCYTYLLSQIHRYPHRPKLWQQLAISLLKRFRTPENNLRLACSVAQGAVTLDLSDRKHRTRAEDASRWLAVASEAIRPLDAQRCRILAQKALHADPTSREAWGAFVRMSAK; encoded by the exons atgtctTCCAAAGAAGCTAAAGCGGCCATCAAGGAAGCAAGGGAGGCAGTAAAGAACAAGAAATTTTCCGATGCAATCAAACTGTGTAAT AGAGTGCTCAAAGAGCAGGATGATCATTACATGGCACTGGTACTGCTGGGTGCCTCCTATCAGGATAGTGACAAAAAAGAAGCGGTCATTTACTTGAAACGAGCGCTAGCGTGTGCCACCGATCCGACCGTAGCACTGCAAGGTTTGGCCGGTTGTGTCGATGATACCGAACTGCCAGATGTGTGCGAGAAACTGCTTACTCTTTTGCCCGAAAAATATGCGGAACAGCATGCAAAAATTTACGGTGTAGCTGCACGGGGCACGCTCGAGAAGGCACTGCGTCTGCTAGAGAAGGAAGCGATTGATGTCAACGCAGAGGAAGCGAGAAAACGTTCCGCCTTCGAGTATCTTGGCAAGGTGGTGGCGCAATATCCCGATCTAGAGGATACGGAATCGAATTTG GTCCGTACGGTACTTGATCGGGAGATTCagaacgatgatgatgtttatCAGCATGATAAATTCATACGATATCTGAAGCTACTTCATCGCGAGAAACACTTCGATCGGTTGGCATCCGTAGCTGCGGCCATGCACGATCGCTTCCCAAACGACATCTATCCGCTCGAATGGATTTGCAAACTGTACAGCGAAGGAACCATTCCGGTAGACAAATTAACCACACTTCTTACCCACCAGCTGGTACATTATCTCGATCGAGCGGTAACCGTTGGACCAAAGTCACCATCAGCTCTACTGGCGAAGGGAAAATTTCTATTCGATGCTGGCCAACTTATCGAGGCCGAACAAATACTAAAGCGAGCGAATGAGGTACAACCATTGTGGGGTACCTGTTTGGCACTGCTTGCCGAAATTTACTTCCGCCAGAAGGCGTACGGTTTGGCGGAAAATTTGTACCGCAACATGAAGGTATCGAACCGGAACTATGCCATCGCACTGATGGAGGacgaaagcgaagaaaaattaCGCGAAGCGAGCACATGCTTTGCGGCACTGTACGAgaacgatcgttcgattgAATTGTTATTTCACTGGTCGAAGGCAAACCTGCTGCTAGGCGATATAGCCACCGCGAATGAAAAGATGAACGAGCTCGAACTTGCCGGGATAGAACCCGAACGGTTGGATTATTTACGGGCATTGCGCGAGAAGTTAGCGGGTAATGTTGAAAGTGCAGTTGCAATTCTTTCCCGCCATGAGGCGGATAGTGCCTGTTTGCTGGAACTTTCCAACCTGCTTGGCAGCATGGAGGGCAAGCGAGAGGAAAGTTTTCTGGCAGCACTGAAAGCAACCAAACTCGATCCGAACAATGCCGCTTGCTTCTATCGGCTCGGGAAACTGTACCAAGAGCAGGGCGATTCGCTGCGCGCACGCAAATGTTTGGAGAAAAGCAACCATCTTAGCCCGGCAGCTCGTCATGCGGTCATTCTCCTAAGTGGGCTCTATCGTAAGTTTGGCGAATGGGACGCAAATGCTGCATTGCTGTCGAGCACGTTTTCGCTGTGTTCGGGAGCGGCCTGGGCTCAGCTACTGCTCGGACTGCACCATCTCGGTCGCCAGGAGTACGACGAAGCTATTGGAGCCTTCCGGACGGTACTGCGGTACGAGGTAGACAATGCGACGGCCTGGGAAGGGTTGGCGGATGCGTACCTTGGCCGTGGTTCGTACTCTTCCGCACTAAAACTATTCCAGAAGATAACGGAACGTAATCCGGGCAATCCGTACCCATTGCTGCAGCTTGCCAATATTAAAAAC ACCGTAAAACTTCACAGTGAAGGATTGGAACTGTTCCAGCAATTGCTCGACCAGCATGCGAACTATTTTCCCGCGATCAAGGGTATTGCCGATTCACACATGGGTCTGTGCTTTTATCGCTTGAGCCAACGGCTTCTCGGGCGAAGTCGAGAACATGCCCAGCAGTGCGTAGACTACCTAACGCGAGCCATTAAAATGAAGCCACACTTCATCTGTCTGTGGCACCAGCTGGCAAAGATACTTGACACGGTGGCATTGTTTCCTGCAAACCATTCCCACGTGAAGATTGAGGGCAGTTTGGCGGGAAAGGAGCAACGTGAGTATATGGTGCTCGAACGTAATCAACTTTCGGAATTGGCTGCTCGGTGTTATGGTCGGATATTGAAAACCAATCCCGATAACAGCGTGTACTGGTACGAGCTAGCCGCAAATCATTATCGTCGTGCGCTAGAATTACCGTCGAtcgggaaggaagaaaatccCACAGCTAATGAAAGGGTAAAACTGCTCTGCCTGGGGCGTGATATGGCCAAACAGTCGATAAAATTAGATCCGAACCGTTGGCAAAATTGGAACCTGCTTGGAGTGATTTGTGCCACGAAGGAGATCAACAATCTAGCACTAGCACAGCACTGCTTCGTGGAAGCGGTAACGGTCGATCGGAAAACAGCTGCGGCTGCTTGGGGCAACCTTGGTGTGCTCTATCTTTCGCACGGACCACTGGGACTTGCTAACAAAGCGTTTGGCCGGGCGCAACAGTGCGATACAACGTTCATGCAGGCGTGGATCGGACAGGCCATGATTGCCGAGCGTGTGGGCCAGATGGATGAAGCGATGGATCTGTTCCGGCACTGCACCCAGCTTGGTTACCATCGCGAAACAGCCCTCGGGTATGCACACTGGGTGTGTTCTATAGTGAACGAGGATAGCTACTCGGATAACGAGCGCTATCGGTTCGCAATTGATGCGATGGCCGCACTGCCCATTGCACACGATTCTATCGTTTGGCACTGTGCGGATTTAGCCGAACGTTCGTCTGCGGTCGCCCTATGCTTTCTGGGCAATCTGAGCAGTCGGCTCGGGCTGTGGCGTACCGCTTCGGAGGCTTATCGCCGTGCAGCTGACGCGACCAATATTTCCACAGTAAAGGATCACATTTTGTGTGATCTGGGCCATTGTCTAATGAAGCAGCAGCGCCACGAGGAGGCAGTTCAGTGCTTTGAGAGTCTGCGCGGAGAACCATCCTACCGGGCATCGATCGGACGAGCACAGGCTTATTTCCGTGCAGCACAATACGAGCAGTCGTATGCCGAGTATGATCAgtgtttgaaacattttgccGAGACGAATGAGGAGAAGGCGTACGTGTTGATCGCCATTTCCGCGATGGTGTATGCGTTCTGCGGAATGGATGAAGCCAAAACGCCCATCTTTGAATG CATCGCACAACCACAGCCTCCGATACAAGCACTGTTTTCCGCCTGCGCACTTGGTTTGCTACACAACGCCGAGATGCTTACGGAACTCGCGATCAAAGATTTACAAAAATACGAAGACGATCCCGTGCATGGTCACCACGTCGTGTACTTCGTCTCCGAATATTACTGGCAAACC AACCAAAAGCGAAAGTGCTATACCTATCTGCTTTCGCAAATACATCGCTATCCGCATCGACCGAAACTATGGCAGCAGCTTGCAATTTCGCTACTGAAGCGCTTCCGTACACCGGAGAACAATCTGCGGTTGGCCTGTAGCGTGGCGCAAGGGGCAGTAACTTTGGATTTAAGTGACCGGAAACATAGGACACGCGCTGAAGACGCGAGCCGATGGCTGGCTGTTGCGAGTGAAGCTATTCGTCCGCTGGATGCCCAACGTTGCCGCATTTTGGCACAGAAAGCTCTTCATGCGGATCCAACCAGTCGTGAAGCATGGGGTGCCTTTGTACGAATGAGCGCTAAGTAA